The proteins below come from a single Portunus trituberculatus isolate SZX2019 chromosome 34, ASM1759143v1, whole genome shotgun sequence genomic window:
- the LOC123512709 gene encoding LOW QUALITY PROTEIN: actin-related protein 3-like (The sequence of the model RefSeq protein was modified relative to this genomic sequence to represent the inferred CDS: substituted 1 base at 1 genomic stop codon) yields the protein MTGRLPPCIVDVGTGYTKLGFAGNHEPQMIIPSAVAIKETAKVGEQSQRRLCKGVEDLDFFIGDEAMDATGYAVKYPVRHGIVEDWDLMEKFMEQCIFKYLRAEPEDHYFLLTEPPLNTPENREYTAEIMFESFNVPGLYIAVQAVLSLAASWASRQATERSLTGTVIDSGDGVTHVIPVVRXRYVIGSCIKHIPIAGRDITYFVQSLLREREPNIPPQMSMETAKAVKERFSYICPDIAKEFNKYDSDPAKWIKKYDGKNPVNNQAFTIDIGYERFLGPEIFFHPEFANPDFTTPISEVVDNVIQNCPIDVRRPLYKNIVLSGGSTMFKDFDRRLQRDVKRIVDARLRITEQLSGGRIKPKPIDVNVIAHKMQRYAVWFGGSMLASTPDFYQVCHTKAEYEEKGPSICRHNPVFGAMA from the exons ATGACGGGCCGCCTGCCGCCGTGTATTGTGGACGTGGGCACAGG ATACACCAAGCTGGGGTTTGCGGGGAACCATGAACCGCAAATGATCATTCCCAGTGCGGTGGCCATCAAGGAGACGGCCAAGGTGGGGGAGCAGTCCCAGCGCCGCCTCTGTAAGGGAGTGGAGGACCTCGACTTCTTCATTGGCGACGAGGCCATGGACGCCACCGGGTATGCTGTCAAG TACCCAGTGAGACATGGCATCGTGGAGGACTGGGACTTGATGGAGAAGTTTATGGAGCAGTGCATCTTTAAGTACCTGAGAGCAGAGCCAGAGGACCACTACTTCCTGCTCACCGAACCACCGCTCAACACGCCAGAGAACAGAGAATACACTGCag aGATCATGTTTGAGTCGTTCAATGTGCCAGGGCTGTACATCGCAGTGCAGGCCGTGCTGTCCCTGGCGGCATCCTGGGCGTCACGGCAGGCCACGGAGCGCTCTCTCACAGGCACCGTCATTGACTCTGGCGACGGTGTGACGCACGTTATCCCTGTGGTGC GCTGACGGTACGTGATAGGAAGCTGCATCAAGCACATCCCCATCGCCGGCAGGGACATCACCTACTTTGTACAGAGTCtgctgagggagagggagccaAACATCCCCCCACAGATGAGCATGGAGACTGCCAAGGCTGTCAAGG aGAGGTTCAGCTACATCTGTCCGGACATCGCCAAGGAGTTCAACAAGTACGACAGTGACCCGGCCAAGTGGATCAAGAAATACGACGGCAAGAACCCTGTCAACAACCAGGCCTTCACTATTGACATTGGCTACGAGCGCTTCCTGGGCCCTGAGATATTCTTCCATCCTGAG TTTGCCAATCCAGACTTCACCACCCCGATCAGCGAGGTGGTGGACAACGTGATCCAGAACTGCCCCATTGACGTTCGCCGGCCGCTGTACAAGAACATCGTGCTGTCCGGTGGCTCCACCATGTTCAAGGACTTTGACCGGCGGCTGCAGCGAGATGTAAAGCGCATTGTTGACGCTCGACTGCGCATCACGGAACAGCTCAGTGGCGGCCGGATTAAG cccAAGCCGATTGACGTGAATGTCATCGCCCACAAGATGCAGCGCTATGCCGTCTGGTTCGGAGGATCAATGCTTGCGTCAACG CCTGATTTCTACCAAGTCTGTCACACGAAGGCAGAGTATGAGGAGAAGGGCCCGAGCATCTGCCGGCACAACCCAGTGTTTGGCGCCATGGCATag
- the LOC123512711 gene encoding carboxypeptidase B-like yields the protein MAVSWVILVILVLNVVLVTSSPTPVNNYQVLAGHQVWRTEGEREAAAVMGRLEREGLVDVLGHGTVSAVRVFPESKDVVSASLRREGIKYQVVIPDLRSHFAEERRRVKKELLSSRQMETCLESDCPKPLTQRYMTFPEMEWYLHDLKARYSRVELKSIGKTFENRDIWMVHIKPTAARGTIKRDAIWIEGGIHAREWISEAVTLQLLDRLAADNTSLTRNIDIYSVPIVNPDGYEYSRTTNRMWRKNRSIDPSVRQDCPGVDLNRNWDEGYGVGASTNPCSDTYQGRNPFSELETRALKKEMERVSSTNNFRLVMAVHSYGQKLYYPWGYTREKAPYTAEMKSAGEAFAQAASVRGRGRRGTQYEVTSSSDLYLASGATDDWSKGALNVKYVYTLELPDEGFHGFALPPSHIKSASRDVWRGLKKLIPLAREK from the exons ATGGCGGTGTCTTGGGTGATACTGGTGATTCTAGTGCTAAACGTGGTGCTGGTGACTTCTTCCCCTACACCTGTTAACAATTACCAGGTCCTCGCAGGTCACCAG GTATGGCGGACTGAAGGTGAAAGAGAGGCGGCAGCAGTGATGGGAAGGCTGGAGCGGGAGGGACTGGTGGATGTGCTGGGACACGGTACAGTCTCAGCCGTCCGAGTCTTTCCCGAGAGCAAAGATGTTGTCTCAGCGTCACTGCGGCGAGAGGGGATCAAATACCAAGTTGTGATTCCTGATCTGAGAAGCCATTTtgcg gaggagagaaggcgaGTGAAAAAAGAGCTCCTGTCATCACGGCAAATGGAAACCTGTCTGGAGAGTGACTGTCCCAAACCACTCACTCAGAGATACATGACTTTTCCTGAG ATGGAATGGTACCTTCACGATTTGAAAGCCAGATATTCAAGAGTGGAGTTGAAATCCATCGGGAAAACCTTTGAAAACCGAGACATTTGGATGGTTCACATTAAACCGACGGCAGCGAGAG gaacGATAAAGAGAGACGCTATATGGATAGAAGGAG GAATCCACGCCAGGGAGTGGATATCAGAAGCGGTCACTCTGCAGCTGCTGGACAGACTAGCGGCAGACAATACCAGCTTGACGAGAAACATTGACATCTACAGCGTCCCTATTGTAAACCCGGATGGCTACGAGTACTCCAGAACCACGAACCGAATGTGGCGCAAGAACCGGTCCATTGACCCGTCTGTGAGGCAGGACTGTCCCGGGGTAGATCTGAATCGCAACTGGGATGAAGGATACGGTGTCGGAGCCTCGACCAACCCGTGTAGTGATACATACCAAGGGAGGAACCCGTTTTCCGAGTTGGAGACGCGCGCCctgaagaaggagatggagcgtgTTTCCTCAACGAACAACTTTAGACTGGTGATGGCGGTGCATAGTTACGGCCAGAAGCTTTATTACCCCTGGGGATATACGAGAGAGAAAGCTCCCTACACTGCGGAAATGAAAAGTGCAGGAGAGGCGTTTGCTCAGGCCGCGAGTGTGAGAGGCAGAGGCAGGAGAGGCACGCAGTATGAAGTGACATCATCCAGCGACCTGTACTTGGCATCGGGCGCCACTGATGACTGGTCCAAGGGTGCCCTCAATGTTAAGTATGTTTACACGCTGGAGCTTCCCGATGAAGGCTTCCATGGCTTCGCACTCCCTCCCAGCCACATCAAGTCAGCTTCTCGGGATGTGTGGAGAGGTCTTAAGAAGCTGATCCCACTGGCACGCGAGAAATAG